The following nucleotide sequence is from Syntrophomonadaceae bacterium.
GCCTGACCCAAAGGTGAATTCAACACCGCCAGAATTTTATTGCGGGTGGTCTGGGGCTTGTCCGACATAATCGCCACCTTGTGTCCCACCAGCTTATTCAGCAGTGTTGACTTGCCCACATTGGGCCTGCCGATAATACTGACAAAACCCGAACGAAATACCTCTTTAGTCATATCCTTCTCCTTACCTGGTTGATATTTACCTGTTTTCCTGACCACGGCTTCCAGGTGCCAAGGAAAAAGCGGCCGGCAGCAATTCGGCCACCGTCATCACCTGGCTCTCCCCCCGGCCATTCCCCATAATAACTTTAATGTCAGCGCCAAACTCAAAGAGCACCTGGCGGCAAGCGCCACAGGGCGGGCAAAAGGTTTCACCGCCGCCTGTAACCGCGATGGCCGCAAACTCCCGCTCCCCTTCAGAAACTGCCTTGACCAGGGCTGCCTGTTCTGCACAAATGGTCAGGCCATAAGCGGCGTTTTCCACATTACAGCCCTGGTAAACCCGGCCTGACTTGGCCAGCAAGGCTGCCCCAACCATAAAGCGGGAATAGGGCGCATAGGCCTGCTGGCGGGCCGCCCGGGCTGCTGCTAAAAGATCAAAGTCATCCATAGTATTACCTCCCTGGCCAAAATCAAAAAAAACTATTAATAACTTCTCTGATGGGGCGGGCGAAAACAATCAATCCTAGCACAACTGCAGTTAAAGCCGCTAACAGCACTGCTCCGGCTGCAATATGTTTAATCCGCCGGGCAAGAGGATGGTATTCTTTGATAACCAAATCCACCAGGGCCTCAACAGCTGTGTTGATCAATTCACAGATCAGGACCAGGGCAATGGCAAAAAAAAGCAAGGCCGTTTCCAGATAGCTTAGACGGAAGAAGCCTGCTGCTGCCAGCACCACTATTGATGCGACCAAATGGAACCGCATGTTCTTTTGCGTCCGGATGGCTTCCAGAATACCGTCCCAGGCATCACCGAACCTGTCTGGCAAACCTCTTTGTTTTTGCATTGACCTCTCCTAACGGTGCAAACCCAGATCTGCCAGGACCGTTTCTTCCGCCTGGCGCATCACTTTAGTTTCTTCGGGGTGCTGATGGTCATACCCCAACAAGTGCAGGATACCATGAACAGCTAAAAAACAAACTTCCCGCTCCAGGGAGTGGCCATACTCTAGCGCCTGCCTGACTGCTGTCTCCAAGGAAATAACTACATCCCCCAGCAATAATCCTGGCTCCACACCCAGGATTTCAGGCTCTTCTTCAGAAGTTTCCAGCATGGCAAAGGAAAGCACATCCGTTGGAGCATCGATGCCCCGGTATTCGAGGTTCAATCGTTGAATCTCCTGATCATCCACCAAAACCAGGCTCAACTCTGCTTCCGAAGAGACCCTGGCCAAATGCAATGCCCGGCCGGCGACTCTTTCCAGCACTTCTGCTGTTTCATCAGAAAAGGTTACTTTATCCTGCAGATTTTGCACGAATAGCGACATCTTTATTTCTCCTTCGCTCCAGCTCTTTGAGGACGGAATCAGGATATTCGATCCGGTTGTGGAAGATCCCGCTTAGTACCCTGACAAAGGATTGGGCGATCTTATCCAGTTCCCGGTAGGTCAGCTCACTTCCCTCCAATTGCCCGTCATCCAGCTTATCCTTGATAATCCGGCGCACCAGCCCCTCCATTCTGCCGGGGGTCGGTTTTTGCATGGACCGGACAGCAGCCTCTACGCTATCGGCCAACATCACAATTGCCGCTTCTTTGCTTCCGGGCTTAGGACTTTCGTAACGGTAATCGCTTTCAGCAACAGATCCTGCCCGGTCATGCTCAACAGCCTTGTGATAGAAATAGCTGATCAGGCTGGTACCATGATGCTGCTCAATAATATCAAGTATTACCTGGGGTAGGCGGTGGTTTTTGGCCATTTCCAAGCCGTCTTTGATATGAGAGGTAATGATCAATGTGCTCAAACTGGGACTTAGCTTTTCATGGGGGTTTTCCGCCGTAAACTGGTTTTCTATAAAAAAGTATGGCCGCTTTAGCTTGCCGATATCATGGTAATAGGCACCAATCCGGGCCAAAAGGGAATCCGTTCCTACAGCATCGGCGGCCGCTTCTGCCAGGTTCCCCACCATAATGCTGTGGTGGTAGGTACCGGGGGCCTCAACCAGGAGCCTTTTCAACAGCGGCTGATTCGGGTTGGAAAGCTCCAGCAATTTGACTGAAGTGGTGATGCCAAAGGCTGTTTCTAAAAAAGGCAAGGAGCCGATAGTTAAAATGGCCGAAAGCACTCCATTGATAATCCCCATTAGCACCGCAAGGGAAACGGTGGTTAGTGGCACCGCATCCAGGAGGCCCATAGCAGTTATAGTAATAACATTAGCTAAGGCTATATAAAGGCTGGACTTGGCCAGGTCGGAGCGCTGGCTTAGTTTGGATACACAATAGACTCCTACCAGTCCCCCTACCACAGCTACCACTGTAAAAGAAAGTTGGCCACCGGTAACGATCCCAGTAAATATCGCCATAATGATGGTACAAAACATGGCCAGTTTTTTATCCAGCAAGATGGCGATGAGCATTGACCCTGCCGCCACTGGTGCCAGATAGCCGGTAACCATTGCGGCTGCTCCCCCGCCCAGGTTAATGGCATAAAAGCCTTTGGTAAAGACCAGGGTTGTAACCATCAACATCCCCAGGAGGATGAAATGAGTTTCATGGTTAAAGATCACCCGCTGGTGCTGGTAAATGAAGAAAAATATCAAGCCATAGGAAATCAGGATGAGTAAAGCTAACCCAAAGAGTGGCAGATACGGAGCCTGAGTACGCAACAAACCAAGCTGCTGCAGGGTCTCGATCTGGACTTCCGTCACCACATCGCCTTCCCGGACAATCACCTGGTTCGCCTTAACACTTACATGCTGATGGACAACCGCATTCTGGGCAAGCTCGATATTTCGCGCTGTTGCCACCGGGTCATAGACCAGATTTGGCTGAATCTCCACCTGTTGCAGCACGGCCTTAAGGAGAGGGGCCAAAGAGGGGTTGTTTGGCAGCCTGTCAGCCTCCTGCAACATCTTTTGCCTGGAGGAGTCTACCGCTTCCCGCTGGATGCCAAGACCCATATTTTGCCGGAGAAGTTGAATTGCGTTCATTTCTAACGCGTTAATATCCACGGGTTCAGCCTGGATGGCTGTAGCAGCCTCTCTGGCGGTAAGTGAAGGCAAAAGCTGCCTGAGATTGTTCAGTTTATGAGATGCTTCATCTCCGGCAGCAGTAATTTCCAGTATCCTGCCAAAATAGCTGCGGAGGGCCCCCTCAACCTCCAAGAGCACTTGGTCGTCCACCCGGTAAGCAGGCTTAACCTGCCGGGCAGCTTCCTGGCGGGCCGCTTCTGTTAAAACCTCACTGGCAAAGGTAATGCTTTTGGGCGCCGAAAAGGTCTTGGGGCTAGGCTGCCCGGCCTCCAATTTAATGTTTCTAGGCATTAAATCGGCCCCCAGGATCAGCATGGTGGCCAGGAAAAAAACCAAGGCCCACATGAACCGGCGGGCGCTTAAACTGCGCCAGGTCCGGACTAAAGGGACCAGCATCTCCCGGAGCATATTTTTAAGGTTCACTTATAGCATCTCCCTAATTAATTACTGCTGTTGTTCATAGGCCTGGATAATTTTTTGCACCAAAGGGTGCCGTACCACATCAGCTTCCGTCAGGTACTCGAAAGCAATACCTTTAATTCCCTTCAAAACCTGCTGCACATGAATAAGACCCGAAGTATTCTCTCTTGGCAGATCTACCTGCGTGATATCCCCGGTAATCACTGCTTTAGAACCGAACCCAATCCTGGTTAAAAACATCTTCATCTGCTCAGGAGTGGTGTTCTGGGCTTCATCAAGAATGATAAAGGAATCGTCAAGGGTACGCCCCCGCATATAAGCAAGCGGAGCTATTTCAATCAAGGTTCTTTCCATATACTTTTCAGCCGTATCTAATCCTAACACATCATACAAACCATCATACAAGGGCCTGAGATACGGGTTGACCTTCTCCTGCAAGTCACCGGGCAAAAAGCCCAATTTTTCCCCTGCTTCCACTGCAGGCCTGGCCAGGATTATCCGGTTAACTTCTTTGTTTCGCAGGGCAGATACAGCCATCACCACCGCCAGGTAAGTTTTCCCTGTACCGGCGGGACCGATGCCAAAAACCAGATCATAATCCTTAATGGCTTGGACATACTTCAACTGACCCAAAGTCTTCGGCTTAACAGACTTGCCCCGGGGAGTAACATAAATTGGCTCTGATAAGGCTTCGGTTATTTTTCCCCTTTGGCTCCCGTCCTTCTTTAAAAGACCCATGGTATAGTTTATGGTTCCGATCGTGATTGGGGTACCTGACTGCACCAGGTCTAACAGCTGGTAAAACAAGTCCCGCACCAGTTCTACGGCTTCTTTAGAGCCTGCTATAATCAGTTGATTGCCTCTGGCCACAATCCTTGCGTCACAATTATTCTCGACAAACCGGAGATGCTCGTCATGCTTCCCTAAAATAGCAGCCGCTTCTCCGTTATTGCCAATTGTCATCCTTATTTCATGGTGATCCTTGGCCAAATCGTTATAGACCTCCCGCCAATGGTTTGACATATTGAATGGGGACACACCGCTTACAAATTCCTTCTGCCAATTCATTTATATTAAGCTAAGGCAACAAGTAAATACCTGCTGCAGTGCAACAGAACGCGGAATGTCCCCAACTATCGTCTGATAATATTATACAGCTTTTGCAGCTCCTCCTCAATGCTAAGCTCTGGCAGAAAACTTACCTCGTAAAAGGCTGTACTTCTCCGATATCCTCGACAGTTTCCACAGTGACCCTTACGACAACCTTTTCTTGATCTTGAGACAAGATTTCAACAGATTGAGCAACAACATCAGTTCCCGCAGGCATTTGGCTCTTGATCTGGGCCAAAGCCCTGGCTTCGGCTGTGGATAGGGCTTCTGCAACAGCAAAAGTTTTCTCCTTTATTTCCACTTCATGGTAAGTTATCGTTAATAGTTCGACAGGACCCGGGGGATTCCTCCACCCGGGCAAAGTTTTCACATTAGCTTTGGGCATTGCGTTGACAAACTGCCTGCCAGCCCTCTTTAAAACTATTTCCCGGTTACCGACCAGGAGACTAACTGCCATGGCCTTCCTGCCTGTGGGTATCTCCTGCCGCTCCTGCAAGAAAACCATTTCTTCAGTTTCATACCATACCCTGGCCCGGACTATACCCCGGGCACGCCGGTACTGATTCTTGTCCTGAAGATTTATTCCGGAAATCAGCACCTGTCCTTTCATGACCGTGTCTCCGGCTTTTACCAGGGGCTCGCCGATCATGACCAGCATTTCTTTGATTACCCCGTCTTTGGCGGCGACAATATTGGCCGGATCCTGGCGCTGGTATTGCGGCGGCAGCAATACCTTTTCCGCAACTTCAATCTTGGCCCTGGTGCCCTCGATCTGAATTCCCACCCATGCCAATTCCGGAATGCTTTTTTCCAGATGCTTTTCCACCAGGCTTATATCCAGCCGCTTTTTTGCACTTCCAACATAAAGGCCCTTTTCTTTGGCTTTTTCCTGAATATTAATCGGGTTGACGTACTGCAGGGGTTCCCGGGGCACCACCTCAACAAACCAAATGAAAGAGGATAAATAGATGAGGGCAGCCACAAAAAATACTCCCCCGGCTACAAGCATCCGGCGTCCTCTTAATTGTTGCAGGATAAAAGGCAGTCCGTATTTTTTCTTTATCCGCACCCTGCAGCGGGTTTTACGGGCGATATCCCGCAGCTTAAAAAAATCTCTTGGCAGTACTTTCAAAATCACGGTATCGTTTTGCAAGCGGAAGATATCCCATAATCTAACGCCTTTAGCAAGGGAAAGGTTAATGAATCGTTCTCCCCCCGAACCCTGTACAGTGATCAACACATATCCCTTGAAAAAAATCCACCGCCTGGCAAGATGCACCTTAACAGTCCTCCTCAATCGGCAAAACTGATCGAAATAACCTTACCCTCGACAACGATCTGTTCCGGCAGGATGTTCCGCAAGACCAAACCTTCTCCAGAAATGATTATTTCGCCGAGATTAACGCTGATCCGCAATCTTTCCGGGCTATATTCAATAATTCCCCTGTGGTTTTCCAAAAGGACCTGTAGATTCCCAACTATAGTAACCTTGGGCAGGTCCATGACCACCTCCCGGGGCATCTCCAAAAGATCAGCTAATTTATGCCTGATTTCTTGGCCGGGAGTTGCCTTCCGTTGTGAAGTCCTCTCGCTCAATTGGGTTTTGCCCCCCTAAAAAGGCAAATATTCTAGTTCATTCTATGCCTGTCATCAGGCTTTAATTACCTGCAGACCGGGCTTGATTATCCTGGAATAACAAAAATGCCGGGGTTATTCACCTTAAACCCGGCTTCTAGTTAATTGTTATTTAAATTTATCCAAGCCTGGATAGTCAATGCCAGTTATGACTTGTCGGAGGCAGATTGGATTTTCGTGGCCAGTTTTTTCCCGGTGGGTGTGGCCGCCAATCCCCCGCGGCCGGTCTCCTTTAAATCTTGATGCATAGCCTTGCCAATACTATGCATCGCCCAAATCACCTCATCAGGCGGGATGACACTCCGGATACCTGCAAAAGCCATCTGGGCAGCTGTAAAAGCATGTACTGCCGCAAAGGCGTTTCGCTTGACACACGGCACCTCCACCAGGCCGGCCACTGGGTCGCAAACCAGGCCTAAAAGGTTTTTCAGGGCTAAAGCCGCCGCATGAGCCACAATGACCGGGTCTCCCGTCATTAATTCGGCAGCAGCCGCTGCTGCCATAGCTGCCGCTGAACCGCACTCAGCCTGGCATCCCCCTTCAGCCCCGGAAATAGTCGCATTGCTGGCAATCACCATTCCCACTCCGGCTGCCGTCAGCAATGCATGAGCAGCCTCTGTTGCATCGGCGCCGGTCTCCTCTGCAACAACAGAAAGTACAGCAGGAAGAATACCGCAGGAACCGGCAGTGGGAGCTGCCACAATGCGGCCCATAGCGGCATTGTTTTCGGCTGCGGCCAAGGCTCTGGCAATCACCCTGGTAGGGACTGGTCCAAATACGGCGCGATCGATAATTCCGGCAATCTTCGCAGCGTCACCGCCAACCAGGCCTCCCATAGAAGGCTGGTCTACAGGTGGCACGATCGATGCCAGCATTACCTGCCAGCGCCGTCCCATTTCCTGCAGCAATTCTTCTTTGGGGATGCCCCTTTCTTTTTCTTCAGCTTCCATTACAATCTGCCAGATTGCGCACTCCCGATCTTGCGCCATCCGGACAAGGTCCTGGATCTTTTGAAAAGTCACAGGCAATTGATCGCCTCCGTTTTATATCACTGGGGAACCATAATGAGCCAGGCTACAAATTATTCATTATTCATATTTTATTTGTCGCCGGGCATATTTTCACTTTATAGAAGCCCGCAAAGGACTGTACCTTTAACGCCGCTTCACTAGGAATTGGCTGATCTGTTTCTACCACCATCAGCGCTATCCTGTCTCCAGTCCGCCGGACAACCCGCATGAAAGCAATATTTATTTTGTACTTGGCCAAGACACAGGAAACCTTGGCTACCATTCCCGGCTGGTCCGAATAGACACAGACCATAGCAGGATACTCGCCCGACAGATGAAGGGGAAAACCGTCGATCTCCAGTAAAACAATCTTGCCGCCACCGGTCGAAGCGCCAAGTACTTCCACCCGCTCTCCGTCTTCAGCCTGCAGGATAATTTTAGCCTGGTTGGGATGCGCATCTCCCAGATCCGCCTCCGCGATCTGGACCATTATCCCCTGTTTGGCAGCTATCTCCAATGCGTTTTTGATCCGCAGGTCGTCCGGATCCATGCCCAGGATGCCTGCCACCAAGGCCCGATCGGTGCCGTGACCCTTATAAGCAGCGGCGAATGAACCGTGAAGCAGAATTGTTGCCGCAACCGGGCTTTTTCCCAGGATGTTTAGAGCCATTTTCCCAATCCTGGCTGCTCCTGCCGTATGGGAACTGGATGGACCAACCATGATGGGGCCAATAATATCGTAAACACTATAGACCACTTGCAAAAGTCCCCTTTATCATAGATAGCTACCCGAATTTTATACCTGGAAATGCATTTCAGCTAAACAAATCGCCCCAGGCCAGCCGGCAAAAAACGGCCAATACCCTTTTGGGCAACAAGCTCCCCGTCCTGGCAAACCACCTGCCCGCGCAAAACAGTAACCCTGGGATATCCCTTTACCTTCCAGCCCTCAAAGGGGGTATACCCGGCAGCCGAATGCAGGCTGGACCCGGTCAGGACAGCCTCTTTTTCCGGGTCGAAAATCACCAGATCCCCGTCGCTGCCCGGCGCCAATGTTCCTTTTTGCGGGTATATACCGAAAATCCGCGCCGGGTTCCCAGCTAAAAACTTGACCAATTGGTCTAAGGTAATCCGTCCCTTGCCGACTCCTTCAGAATATAGAAGGGGCAAAAGGGTTTCTACGCCAGGGATGCCTGGCGGGGTATCAAAACAGGTATTTGCCTTGATTTTTTGTTCCCAGGTGTAGGAGCAGTGGTCAGTTGCAGCTGTCTGCAGCTCTTCCGCTGCCAAAGCTCTCCATAACAACAGATTGTCTTCTTTGGTGCGCAAAGGAGGCGACATGATGTATTTTTGGGCATCCGGAGCCTGGTACAGGTCTTCCGTCAGCAAAAGATAGTGGGGGCAGGCCTCGCCCATCACCCGCTGCCCTGCTCTTCTGGCCAGTGCTATCGCCTGGGCGCCGCTGCCACTGGAAACGTGAACGATGTATAGCAGACAACCGGCTGTCTTCGCTTCTGCGATCACCCGGTTAATAGCAGATAATTCCGCTCCAACAGGCCGACTGGCCCCGTGATAGCGGGGTTCAGTCCGGCCCTGGTTTTTCAAGGCCAGCTGAGCCTCTTGCACCATCCGGTCGTCTTCCGCATGCACGATCACCAAAAGGCCGGTCTGCCCCGCAAATTTTAGCAATCGGCTTAAATCCTCATCCTCGAGTTTTAATGTATCATAGGTGGTGAATATTTTACAGTTGGTAATCCCCGCAGCCATCAAGGCTGGCATGTCTTTGGCCTCTTGTTCGCCAAATTGC
It contains:
- the sdaAB gene encoding L-serine ammonia-lyase, iron-sulfur-dependent subunit beta, whose amino-acid sequence is MVGPSSSHTAGAARIGKMALNILGKSPVAATILLHGSFAAAYKGHGTDRALVAGILGMDPDDLRIKNALEIAAKQGIMVQIAEADLGDAHPNQAKIILQAEDGERVEVLGASTGGGKIVLLEIDGFPLHLSGEYPAMVCVYSDQPGMVAKVSCVLAKYKINIAFMRVVRRTGDRIALMVVETDQPIPSEAALKVQSFAGFYKVKICPATNKI
- a CDS encoding PhoH family protein, which translates into the protein MNWQKEFVSGVSPFNMSNHWREVYNDLAKDHHEIRMTIGNNGEAAAILGKHDEHLRFVENNCDARIVARGNQLIIAGSKEAVELVRDLFYQLLDLVQSGTPITIGTINYTMGLLKKDGSQRGKITEALSEPIYVTPRGKSVKPKTLGQLKYVQAIKDYDLVFGIGPAGTGKTYLAVVMAVSALRNKEVNRIILARPAVEAGEKLGFLPGDLQEKVNPYLRPLYDGLYDVLGLDTAEKYMERTLIEIAPLAYMRGRTLDDSFIILDEAQNTTPEQMKMFLTRIGFGSKAVITGDITQVDLPRENTSGLIHVQQVLKGIKGIAFEYLTEADVVRHPLVQKIIQAYEQQQ
- a CDS encoding HDIG domain-containing protein, which codes for MNLKNMLREMLVPLVRTWRSLSARRFMWALVFFLATMLILGADLMPRNIKLEAGQPSPKTFSAPKSITFASEVLTEAARQEAARQVKPAYRVDDQVLLEVEGALRSYFGRILEITAAGDEASHKLNNLRQLLPSLTAREAATAIQAEPVDINALEMNAIQLLRQNMGLGIQREAVDSSRQKMLQEADRLPNNPSLAPLLKAVLQQVEIQPNLVYDPVATARNIELAQNAVVHQHVSVKANQVIVREGDVVTEVQIETLQQLGLLRTQAPYLPLFGLALLILISYGLIFFFIYQHQRVIFNHETHFILLGMLMVTTLVFTKGFYAINLGGGAAAMVTGYLAPVAAGSMLIAILLDKKLAMFCTIIMAIFTGIVTGGQLSFTVVAVVGGLVGVYCVSKLSQRSDLAKSSLYIALANVITITAMGLLDAVPLTTVSLAVLMGIINGVLSAILTIGSLPFLETAFGITTSVKLLELSNPNQPLLKRLLVEAPGTYHHSIMVGNLAEAAADAVGTDSLLARIGAYYHDIGKLKRPYFFIENQFTAENPHEKLSPSLSTLIITSHIKDGLEMAKNHRLPQVILDIIEQHHGTSLISYFYHKAVEHDRAGSVAESDYRYESPKPGSKEAAIVMLADSVEAAVRSMQKPTPGRMEGLVRRIIKDKLDDGQLEGSELTYRELDKIAQSFVRVLSGIFHNRIEYPDSVLKELERRRNKDVAIRAKSAG
- the cdd gene encoding cytidine deaminase; the encoded protein is MDDFDLLAAARAARQQAYAPYSRFMVGAALLAKSGRVYQGCNVENAAYGLTICAEQAALVKAVSEGEREFAAIAVTGGGETFCPPCGACRQVLFEFGADIKVIMGNGRGESQVMTVAELLPAAFSLAPGSRGQENR
- the yqfD gene encoding sporulation protein YqfD: MHLARRWIFFKGYVLITVQGSGGERFINLSLAKGVRLWDIFRLQNDTVILKVLPRDFFKLRDIARKTRCRVRIKKKYGLPFILQQLRGRRMLVAGGVFFVAALIYLSSFIWFVEVVPREPLQYVNPINIQEKAKEKGLYVGSAKKRLDISLVEKHLEKSIPELAWVGIQIEGTRAKIEVAEKVLLPPQYQRQDPANIVAAKDGVIKEMLVMIGEPLVKAGDTVMKGQVLISGINLQDKNQYRRARGIVRARVWYETEEMVFLQERQEIPTGRKAMAVSLLVGNREIVLKRAGRQFVNAMPKANVKTLPGWRNPPGPVELLTITYHEVEIKEKTFAVAEALSTAEARALAQIKSQMPAGTDVVAQSVEILSQDQEKVVVRVTVETVEDIGEVQPFTR
- the hydA gene encoding dihydropyrimidinase, with product MDLLVRGGTVVREAGTEPADVLIKEGRIFAFGRDLPEPYGIKVVDASGMLVLPGVIDVHTHFHMKSARGYTTADDFFQGSVSAAFGGVTTVIDFADAPLPGQTLLDCMKERKAQADRELISDYTLHAVVTQFGEQEAKDMPALMAAGITNCKIFTTYDTLKLEDEDLSRLLKFAGQTGLLVIVHAEDDRMVQEAQLALKNQGRTEPRYHGASRPVGAELSAINRVIAEAKTAGCLLYIVHVSSGSGAQAIALARRAGQRVMGEACPHYLLLTEDLYQAPDAQKYIMSPPLRTKEDNLLLWRALAAEELQTAATDHCSYTWEQKIKANTCFDTPPGIPGVETLLPLLYSEGVGKGRITLDQLVKFLAGNPARIFGIYPQKGTLAPGSDGDLVIFDPEKEAVLTGSSLHSAAGYTPFEGWKVKGYPRVTVLRGQVVCQDGELVAQKGIGRFLPAGLGRFV
- the yqfC gene encoding sporulation protein YqfC encodes the protein MPREVVMDLPKVTIVGNLQVLLENHRGIIEYSPERLRISVNLGEIIISGEGLVLRNILPEQIVVEGKVISISFAD
- the sdaAA gene encoding L-serine ammonia-lyase, iron-sulfur-dependent, subunit alpha, which produces MAQDRECAIWQIVMEAEEKERGIPKEELLQEMGRRWQVMLASIVPPVDQPSMGGLVGGDAAKIAGIIDRAVFGPVPTRVIARALAAAENNAAMGRIVAAPTAGSCGILPAVLSVVAEETGADATEAAHALLTAAGVGMVIASNATISGAEGGCQAECGSAAAMAAAAAAELMTGDPVIVAHAAALALKNLLGLVCDPVAGLVEVPCVKRNAFAAVHAFTAAQMAFAGIRSVIPPDEVIWAMHSIGKAMHQDLKETGRGGLAATPTGKKLATKIQSASDKS
- the ybeY gene encoding rRNA maturation RNase YbeY, coding for MSLFVQNLQDKVTFSDETAEVLERVAGRALHLARVSSEAELSLVLVDDQEIQRLNLEYRGIDAPTDVLSFAMLETSEEEPEILGVEPGLLLGDVVISLETAVRQALEYGHSLEREVCFLAVHGILHLLGYDHQHPEETKVMRQAEETVLADLGLHR
- a CDS encoding diacylglycerol kinase family protein; translation: MQKQRGLPDRFGDAWDGILEAIRTQKNMRFHLVASIVVLAAAGFFRLSYLETALLFFAIALVLICELINTAVEALVDLVIKEYHPLARRIKHIAAGAVLLAALTAVVLGLIVFARPIREVINSFF